From the genome of Phyllostomus discolor isolate MPI-MPIP mPhyDis1 chromosome 12, mPhyDis1.pri.v3, whole genome shotgun sequence, one region includes:
- the WHAMM gene encoding WASP homolog-associated protein with actin, membranes and microtubules: MDDEQPDSLEGWVPVREDLFAEPERHQLRFLVAWNDAEGKFAVTCHDRTAQRQLRREGNRPGSPPSWAGLLSAAGLRGAHRQLAALWPPLEHCFPPLPPELEAGGGAWGLWELVWPARAGLGEAELQELCARLERYLGLAADGCGGAAVRDALLPAEGGAPDCESPRAFRERALRARFAEADARLRQILQGRERANTMVALMEVYREEDEAYQEFVTLATMFFQYLLKPFRDMREFATSCKLDILKSLDEDDLGPRRIAALRKEAQGWTRRAEAAVVSIQDITVNYFKETVKALAGMQKQMEQDEKRFGPAAWASAAPRLERLKLMLARETLQLLRAKELCLNHRRAEIQGKMEDLPEEEKNIDVVDELEIQFYEVQLELYDVKFEILKYEEILLTTQLDSIKRLIKDKQDEVVYYDPCESPEELKAADRVPGLPDGAHAETRELRRRRERLEQKRGRICARRAHLRSRKDQCKENHRLRLQQAEESVRCFHQHHSIQMKRDKLKEEEQKKKEWINQERQKTLQRLRAFKQRCPSRPPCSEPEAPSLPGRLPQQTASPAPQTKAVVRPSSRKARSAPSSEASDVETPRSPQDCPGNTPVQIAVQGGDQTHCRSSEELSLPPPPPPPPPPPPPPPPPPPPPPAPPLLPASRSSLPASHRNLNEHAGTSGEDDQPLPLVCEPPAERPHDPADGFTCPGSMDEVLASLRHGRAPVQKAGAPAAAPPCASVNERILAAIRQGVRLRKVHPEVKVGLSPGSAPTSDLERSIKAALQRIKRVSADSEEEEEEEEEGGPGEWDH; the protein is encoded by the exons ATGGACGACGAGCAGCCCGACAGCCTGGAGGGCTGGGTGCCGGTCCGCGAGGACCTGTTCGCCGAGCCGGAGCGGCACCAGCTGCGCTTTCTCGTGGCCTGGAACGACGCGGAGGGCAAGTTCGCCGTGACCTGTCACGACCGCACGGCGCAGCGCCAGCTGCGGCGCGAGGGGAACCGGCCGGGGTCTCCGCCCAGCTGGGCCGGCCTGCTCTCGGCCGCCGGGCTGCGCGGCGCGCACCGGCAGTTGGCGGCGCTGTGGCCGCCGCTGGAGCACTGCTTTCCCCCGCTGCCACCGGAGCTGGAGGCGGGTGGCGGCGCCTGGGGCCTGTGGGAGCTCGTGTGGCCGGCGCGCGCGGGCCTCGGCGAAGCGGAGCTGCAGGAGCTGTGCGCGCGGCTGGAGCGCTACCTGGGCCTGGCGGCGGACGGCTGCGGCGGCGCGGCCGTGCGGGACGCGCTGCTTCCGGCCGAGGGCGGCGCGCCCGACTGCGAGAGTCCGCGTGCCTTCCGGGAGCGCGCCCTGCGCGCGCGGTTCGCCGAAGCGGACGCGCGCCTGCGCCAG ATTCTTCAGGGGCGCGAGAGAGCCAACACCATGGTGGCATTGATGGAGGTTTATCGAGAAGAAGATGAGGCGTACCAGGAGTTCGTTACCTTGGCAACCATGTTCTTCCAGTATTTACTGAAGCCGTTCAGAGATATGCGAGAATTTGCGACTTCATGTAAGCTTGATATTTTG AAATCCTTGGACGAGGACGACCTGGGCCCTAGAAGGATAGCGGCCCTGCGGAAGGAAGCCCAAGGATGGACCAGACGGGCGGAAGCCGCGGTAGTCTCCATTCAAGACATCACTGTGAATTACTTTAAAGAAACAGTGAAAGCACTGGCAG GGATGCAGAAGCAGATGGAGCAGGACGAGAAGAGGTTCGGCCCGGCGGCCTGGGCCAGCGCCGCTCCCAGGCTGGAAAGACTCAAGCTGATGTTAGCTCGAGAGACGCTGCAGCTTCTGAGGGCCAAAGAGCTGTGTTTGAACCACAGAAGAGCCGAGATCCAGGGGAAG ATGGAAGAtcttccagaagaagaaaagaatatagaTGTTGTAGATGAActagaaatacaattttatgaaGTTCAATTGGAACTATATGATGTTAAATTTGagatattaaaatatgaagaaatccTACTTACCACACAGTTGGACTCTATTAAAAGActtataaaag acaaGCAGGACGAAGTTGTCTACTACGACCCGTGTGAGAGTCCAGAGGAGCTGAAGGCCGCGGATCGGGTCCCGGGGCTGCCGGATGGCGCGCACGCGGAGACGCGGGAGCTGCGGCGGCGGCGCGAGCGGCTGGAGCAGAAGCGGGGCAGGATCTGCGCGCGCAGAGCCCACCTCCGGAGCAGGAAG GATCAGTGCAAGGAAAATCACCGGCTCCgactgcagcaggctgaggagagTGTGCGATGTTTTCACCAGCACCACAGTATCCAGATG AAAAGAGACAAGTTAAAAGAAGAggagcaaaagaagaaagaatggatAAACCAAGAGCGCCAGAAGACCCTGCAGCGGCTGAGAGCATTTAAGCAG AGGTGTCCGAGCCGGCCGCCTTGCTCGGAGCCCGAGGCTCCAAGCCTGCCAGGCAGGCTTCCCCAGCAGACCGCCTCGCCGGCCCCTCAGACGAAGGCGGTGGTCCGCCCGTCCTCCAGGAAAGCCAGAAGTGCCCCCTCGTCCGAAGCCAGTGACGTGGAAACCCCCAGGTCTCCGCAGGACTGCCCCGGAAACACCCCTGTCCAGATTGCTGTGCAGGGAGGGGACCAGACACACTGCAGATCCAGTGAGGAGCTGtcactcccgcccccgccccctcccccaccacctccgccccctccccctcccccaccaccgcCGCCTCCACCCGCCCCTCCGCTCCTCCCTGCTTCACGCTCTTCCCTGCCTGCGAGTCATCGGAATCTGAACGAGCACGCCGGGACTTCAGGGGAAGATGACCAGCCGCTTCCTCTGGTGTGTGAGCCCCCTGCCGAGAGGCCGCACGACCCCGCGGACGGTTTCACATGCCCAG GGTCTATGGATGAAGTGCTGGCCTCCTTGCGGCACGGCAGAGCCCCCGTGCAGAAGGCGGGAGCCCCCGCCGCGGCCCCGCCCTGCGCCTCGGTCAACGAGCGCATCCTGGCTGCCATCAGGCAGGGGGTCAGACTGCGGAAGGTTCACCCCGAGGTGAAGGTTGGCCTGAGCCCCGGCAGCGCGCCCACCAGCGACCTGGAGAGGAGCATCAAGGCCGCACTCCAGAGAATCAAGAGAGTGTCTGCGGACtcggaagaggaagaggaggaggaggaggagggtggcccCGGCGAGTGGGACCACTGA